The following nucleotide sequence is from Azoarcus sp. CIB.
CAAAGCCGACAACGGCGACGCTTGGGTCGAAGTGCGCGGCAAGAAGATCGCCCCGCCGCAGGTCTCCGCCGAAGTGCTGCGCAAGATGAAGAAGACCGCCGAAGACTACCTCGGCGAGGAAGTCACCGAAGCCGTCATCACCGTACCGGCCTACTTCAATGACAGCCAGCGCCAGGCGACCAAGGACGCCGGCCGCATCGCCGGCCTCGAAGTCAAGCGCATCATCAACGAGCCGACCGCCGCAGCGCTCGCGTTCGGCATGGACAAGAAGCCGGGCGACTCGAAGATTGCCGTGTATGACCTCGGCGGCGGCACCTTCGACATCTCGATCATCGAGATCGCCGACATCGACGGCGAACACCAGTTCGAAGTGCTCGCGACCAACGGCGACACCTTCCTCGGCGGCGAGGACTTCGACCAGCGCCTGATCGACTACATCGTCACCGAGTTCAAGAAGGAACAGGGCGTCGACCTCAAGAACGACGTGCTCGCGCTGCAGCGCCTGAAGGAGGCGGCCGAAAAGGCCAAGATCGAGCTTTCGTCGTCGCAGCAGACCGAGGTGAACCTGCCCTACGTCACTGCCGACGCGACCGGTCCGAAGCACCTTGCGATCAAGATCACTCGCGCGAAGTTCGAGTCGCTGGTGGACGACCTCGTCGAGCGTACCATCGAACCGTGCCGCATCGCACTCAAGGACGCGGGCATGAAGGTCTCCGACATCGACGACGTGATCCTCGTCGGCGGCATGACGCGCATGCCCAAGGTGCAGGAGAAGGTCAAGGAATTCTTCGGCAAGGATCCGCGCAAGGACGTGAACCCGGACGAGGCCGTCGCGGTCGGCGCCTCAATCCAGGGCGGCGTGCTGCAGGGCGAAGTCAAGGACGTGCTGCTGCTCGACGTCACCCCGCTGTCGCTCGGCATCGAAACCCTGGGCGGTGTCATGACCAAGCTGATCCAGAAGAACACGACGATCCCCACCAAGGCCTCGCAGGTGTTCTCGACCGCGGACGATAACCAGAACGCCGTGACGATCCACGTCCT
It contains:
- the dnaK gene encoding molecular chaperone DnaK codes for the protein MGKIIGIDLGTTNSCVSVMEGGKPKVIENSEGARTTPSIVAYAEDGEILTGAPAKRQAVTNARNTLFAVKRLIGRRFEEKEVQKDIDLMPFTIAKADNGDAWVEVRGKKIAPPQVSAEVLRKMKKTAEDYLGEEVTEAVITVPAYFNDSQRQATKDAGRIAGLEVKRIINEPTAAALAFGMDKKPGDSKIAVYDLGGGTFDISIIEIADIDGEHQFEVLATNGDTFLGGEDFDQRLIDYIVTEFKKEQGVDLKNDVLALQRLKEAAEKAKIELSSSQQTEVNLPYVTADATGPKHLAIKITRAKFESLVDDLVERTIEPCRIALKDAGMKVSDIDDVILVGGMTRMPKVQEKVKEFFGKDPRKDVNPDEAVAVGASIQGGVLQGEVKDVLLLDVTPLSLGIETLGGVMTKLIQKNTTIPTKASQVFSTADDNQNAVTIHVLQGEREMAAGNKSLGQFNLSDIPPAPRGMPQIEVTFDIDANGILHVSAKDKATGKENKIKIQANSGLSDDEIQRMVQDAAAHAEEDKKAHELVDTRNQCDALVHSVKKSLTEYGDKIDADEKGKIEAAIKEAEESLKSNDKATIEAKTQALAMASQKLGEQMYAQTQGAEAGAAGAAGGASGGSKAADADVVDAEFTEVKDKK